One genomic window of Bactrocera dorsalis isolate Fly_Bdor chromosome 4, ASM2337382v1, whole genome shotgun sequence includes the following:
- the LOC105224995 gene encoding troponin I isoform X3, producing MADDEKKAADAPAAAPAPAAAAPAPAAAPAAAAAPAAAPAAGAAPAAAPAAGAAPAAGAAPAAAAAPAKPAKPLDPKEEAKKAKQAEIERKRAEVRKRMEEASKAKKAKKGFMTPERKKKLRLLLRKKAAEELKKEQERKAAERRRIIEERCGSPRNLSDASEETLKKVVQDYYAKILKLEDQKYDVEYQVARKELEINDLNAQVNDLRGKFVKPALKKVSKYENKFAKLQKKAAEFNFRNQLKVVKKKEFTLEEEEKEKKPDWSKGKPGDAKVKEEVEADA from the exons ATGGCTGATGATGAG AAGAAAGCAGCCGATGCACCAGCAGCCGCACCAGCGCCCGCAGCAGCAGCGCCTGCACCGGCTGcagcaccagcagcagcagcggcaccAGCGGCCGCACCAGCCGCGGGAGCTGCCCCCGCTGCCGCACCAGCCGCAGGTGCTGCACCCGCAGCAGGCGCTGCACCAGCTGCCGCGGCCGCTCCCGCCAAGCCTGCCAAGCCACTTGATCCCAAAGAGGAG GCAAAGAAGGCTAAACAGGCCGAGATTGAGCGCAAGCGTGCTGAGGTGCGCAAGCGTATGGAGGAAGCCTCCAAGGCTAAGAAGGCCAAGAAAGGTTTCATGACACCAGAAAGGAAGAAGAAACTTAGG TTGTTGCTCCGTAAGAAAGCCGCTGAGGAGTTGAAGAAGGAACAGGAACGCAAAGCCGCCGAACGTAGACGCATCATTGAAGAGCGTTGCGGTAGCCCCAGAAATCTCAGCGACGCCAGCGAAG AAACACTTAAAAAAGTTGTACAGGATTATTATGCTAAAATCCTGAAATTGGAGGATCAAAAATATGACGTTGAATATCAGGTTGCCCGTAAGGAATTGGAG ATCAACGATCTCAATGCCCAAGTCAACGATCTGCGTGGCAAGTT CGTGAAACCAGCCTTGAAGAAGGTctccaaatatgaaaacaaattcGCCAAGCTCCAAAAGAAGGCCGCCGAATTCAACTTCCGTAATCAACTTAAGGTTGTTAAGAAGAAGGAATTCACATTGGAGGAAGAAGAGAAGGAG AAAAAACCCGACTGGTCCAAGGGCAAACCCGGTGATGCTAAGGTAAAGGAGGAAGTTGAAGCCGATGCCTAA
- the LOC105224995 gene encoding troponin I isoform X4: MADDEKKAADAPAAAPAPAAAAPAPAAAPAAAAAPAAAPAAGAAPAAAPAAGAAPAAGAAPAAAAAPAKPAKPLDPKEEAKKAKQAEIERKRAEVRKRMEEASKAKKAKKGFMTPERKKKLRLLLRKKAAEELKKEQERKAAERRRIIEERCGSPRNLSDASEAELQTICKQYWQRLFNLEGDKFDLEHIEKVKAQEINDLNAQVNDLRGKFVKPALKKVSKYENKFAKLQKKAAEFNFRNQLKVVKKKEFTLEEEEKEKKPDWSKGKPGDAKVKEEVEADA, translated from the exons ATGGCTGATGATGAG AAGAAAGCAGCCGATGCACCAGCAGCCGCACCAGCGCCCGCAGCAGCAGCGCCTGCACCGGCTGcagcaccagcagcagcagcggcaccAGCGGCCGCACCAGCCGCGGGAGCTGCCCCCGCTGCCGCACCAGCCGCAGGTGCTGCACCCGCAGCAGGCGCTGCACCAGCTGCCGCGGCCGCTCCCGCCAAGCCTGCCAAGCCACTTGATCCCAAAGAGGAG GCAAAGAAGGCTAAACAGGCCGAGATTGAGCGCAAGCGTGCTGAGGTGCGCAAGCGTATGGAGGAAGCCTCCAAGGCTAAGAAGGCCAAGAAAGGTTTCATGACACCAGAAAGGAAGAAGAAACTTAGG TTGTTGCTCCGTAAGAAAGCCGCTGAGGAGTTGAAGAAGGAACAGGAACGCAAAGCCGCCGAACGTAGACGCATCATTGAAGAGCGTTGCGGTAGCCCCAGAAATCTCAGCGACGCCAGCGAAG CCGAACTACAAACAATTTGCAAACAATATTGGCAACGTCTTTTCAATTTGGAGGGGGACAAATTTGATTTAGAGCATATAGAAAAAGTCAAAGCACAAGAG ATCAACGATCTCAATGCCCAAGTCAACGATCTGCGTGGCAAGTT CGTGAAACCAGCCTTGAAGAAGGTctccaaatatgaaaacaaattcGCCAAGCTCCAAAAGAAGGCCGCCGAATTCAACTTCCGTAATCAACTTAAGGTTGTTAAGAAGAAGGAATTCACATTGGAGGAAGAAGAGAAGGAG AAAAAACCCGACTGGTCCAAGGGCAAACCCGGTGATGCTAAGGTAAAGGAGGAAGTTGAAGCCGATGCCTAA